One genomic segment of Naumovozyma castellii chromosome 9, complete genome includes these proteins:
- the DAS1 gene encoding SCF ubiquitin ligase complex subunit DAS1 (ancestral locus Anc_1.198), translating to MKHRLSIYDTVDSHFPLAKLPDELVSEIFSHLPQRDRLNLTLLSKKYYPIAIKLIYKRIYLNDSNVVTSDFMNLAINWTLLNIPSNLVEEQSRLIANNKLTKLISTFESNRYILESVEWIRINWDLDSILQKKILSLLCAHGKTLKRLENVTDPSCNDIIAMGQESRHNLLSFDMAPPNPLPELSVSSNYIPNLTKYLTQRMSTNLSYMTLFMDPIKLFNQLYPLKNKLQIIDLKLHWRREFYNLPLTSPNKSIKLRKLSDVFDVRSLKTLTIISWNEVLLPREVDMLKECKEFIYLNDLSLISIRQDVNILVELFSNLKNLKRLKMDFLEDYIPESTNSQIFLSILLNCKKLQFMDLRFENIDLPIINIDETQSKFKLIQKCFCLQCNKTFNNILKNKIFHFDEDYDLKDVNDIAAKDIYKMMRYFSLLPYSKACDNYPSVRTQPMNLEQFTIHANDNLLNYRKSRSQLVKLEKPKRRPVFINLEGEEEEHDDDDDEEDIEMDDIDEFKLPHEPLTKEDIIDCYHAMIHHYKNTYVTFLKGFPELRFLMLNDIPSIIIEEDRERIFEPVFYHNDYTTNLTGWSLTSKKQLSNSDPNGTMARKAIVS from the coding sequence aTGAAACACAGACTCTCCATTTACGATACGGTGGACTCGCATTTCCCATTGGCAAAATTACCAGATGAACTGGTCTCCGAGATATTCTCACATCTACCACAGAGAGATAGACTCAACTTGACTTTGCTAAGCAAGAAATACTACCCCATAGCCATTAAACTAATATACAAAAGAATTTACCTGAACGACTCGAACGTCGTAACGAGCGATTTTATGAATTTGGCCATTAATTGGACACTTTTAAATATACCTTCCAATCTAGTAGAAGAACAATCAAGATTAATCGCAAATAACAAACTAACCAAACTAATATCCACTTTTGAATCAAATAGATACATCCTAGAATCAGTGGAATGGATTCGAATAAATTGGGACCTCGACTCCATCttacaaaagaaaatcttATCCTTATTATGTGCACATGGgaaaactttgaaaagattggaAAACGTCACAGACCCATCCTGTAACGATATCATCGCCATGGGTCAAGAATCAAGACATAATCTCTTGAGTTTCGATATGGCTCCACCAAATCCATTACCTGAACTATCCGTCTCTTCTAATTATATCCCCAATTTGACCAAGTATTTGACTCAAAGAATGTCCACAAATCTTTCATACATGACTTTATTCATGGACCCaatcaaattattcaaCCAATTATAccctttgaaaaataaattacaaattaTAGATTTAAAATTACATTGGAGAAGAGAATTTTATAACTTACCTCTCACTTCTCccaataaatcaataaaacTACGGAAATTATCCGATGTATTCGACGTACGATCCTTGAAAACGTTAACAATAATATCCTGGAATGAAGTACTACTGCCTCGAGAAGTAGACATGCTAAAGGAATGCAAGGaattcatttatttgaacgatctttcattaatctCCATCAGACAAGACGTTAACATCCTCGTGGAACTATTctccaatttgaaaaatttgaaacgATTAAAGATGGATTTCCTGGAGGATTACATCCCGGAATCGACAAATTCACAAATTTTCCTTTCCATCCTGCTAAATTGtaaaaaattacaattcaTGGACCtaagatttgaaaatatcgATCTCCCCATCATCAACATTGATGAAACACAAagtaaattcaaattaattcaaaaatgtttcTGCCTACAATGTAACAAGACATTCAATAACatcttgaagaataaaatCTTCCATTTCGATGAAGATTATGATTTGAAAGACGTCAACGATATAGCGGCAAAGgatatttacaaaatgatGAGATATTTTTCACTATTGCCCTACTCAAAGGCATGCGATAATTACCCCAGTGTCAGGACACAACCCATGAACTTAGAACAATTCACCATACATGCAAACGATAACTTGTTAAATTATAGGAAAAGTAGATCACAATTAgtcaaattggaaaaacCAAAAAGAAGACCCGTCTTCATTAACTTAGAgggagaagaagaagagcacgatgatgatgatgatgaggaggaTATTGAAATGGATGATATCGACGAATTTAAGCTACCGCATGAACCATTAACAAAGGAGGACATCATTGATTGTTACCACGCCATGATTCATCATTACAAAAACACATACGTGACCTTCTTGAAGGGGTTCCCAGAATTAAGATTTCTAATGCTAAACGATATCCCATCAATTATCATCGAGGAAGATAGggaaagaatttttgaacCAGTATTTTACCATAATGATTACACGACAAATTTAACAGGATGGTCACTCACCtcaaagaaacaattatCGAATAGTGATCCGAATGGTACAATGGCCAGAAAGGCAATTGTCAGTTAA
- the INO1 gene encoding inositol-3-phosphate synthase INO1 (ancestral locus Anc_1.195), whose protein sequence is MAWGTLRYQTYKYLCCWCSVSVSVLCLLLSCSVSPNRSIAHSRTMTQDQAQVQYSLPQHKENVVLATGKCQYSAKDNVLLTDYKYKTSTVKNNKADGSIKVSLEEQDYKFKIDLKVPKVGVMLVGFGGNNGSTLLASILANKHNISFHNKDGEIKPNYLGSMTQSATVHLGRDEETGRDFFQPFNAVLPMVNPNDLIVTGWDISNLNLAESMQRAQVLDYDLQRQLTPLMKEYTPMKSIYYPEFIAANQFDRANNCINSKGDEFTTKGKWDHMMQVRSDIKTFKTENQLDKVIVLWTANTEKFAQIVPGVNDTHENLLQAIKNDHEEIAPSTLFAVASILEGVPYINGSPQNTFVPGLIKLAEHENVLIAGDDFKTGQTKLKSVLTQFLVDAGIRPVSIASYNHLGNNDGKNLSSQMQFKSKEISKSGVINDILESNSIMYGDDPEKARIDHCIVIKYMPAVGDSKVAMDEYYNELMLGGHNRISLHNVCEDSLLAAPIILDLVIMCEFCSRVTYKEANDNGDYKKFHPVLTLLSYWLKAPLAREDFLPVNGLMKQRAALENFMRLLIGLPANDELRFEERLA, encoded by the coding sequence ATGGCGTGGGGGACACTCCGCTACCAAACGTATAAATACCTCTGCTGTTGGTGTAGTGTGTCTGTCTCGGTCCTCTGTCTCTTACTCTCTTGCTCCGTCTCTCCCAATCGCTCAATCGCTCACTCACGCACCATGACTCAAGATCAAGCTCAAGTCCAATACTCTCTGCCCCAACACAAGGAAAACGTAGTCCTCGCCACCGGCAAATGCCAGTACTCCGCAAAGGACAACGTCCTCTTGACTGACTACAAGTACAAGACCTCCACCGTCAAGAACAACAAGGCCGATGGCTCCATCAAAGTCTCCCTGGAAGAACAGGACTACAAATTCAAGATCGACTTGAAAGTGCCAAAAGTTGGTGTCATGCTCGTAGGCTTCGGCGGTAATAACGGGTCCACTTTGTTAGCCTCCATCCTCGCTAACAAACACAACATCTCCTTCCATAACAAGGACGGAGAAATTAAACCAAATTATTTGGGGTCCATGACTCAATCCGCTACTGTCCATTTGGGCAGAGACGAGGAAACAGGAAGAGATTTCTTCCAACCTTTCAACGCCGTCTTACCCATGGTCAACCCCAACGATTTGATCGTCACAGGGTGGGATATTAGCAATTTGAACTTGGCTGAATCCATGCAGAGAGCTCAAGTCCTGGATTACGATTTGCAAAGACAATTGACTCCCTTGATGAAGGAGTACACCCCAATGAAATCCATCTACTACCCGGAATTCATCGCCGCTAACCAATTCGATAGGGCTAATAACTGTATCAATAGTAAAGGCGATGAATTCACTACAAAGGGCAAATGGGATCACATGATGCAGGTTAGATCAGATatcaaaactttcaaaacTGAAAACCAATTGGATAAAGTTATTGTATTATGGACCGCCAACACTGAAAAATTCGCTCAAATTGTACCAGGTGTCAATGATACACATGAAAACTTGTTGCAAGCCATCAAGAACGACCATGAGGAAATTGCTCCATCCACTTTATTCGCCGTTGCATCCATCCTCGAGGGCGTCCCATACATTAATGGGTCTCCTCAAAACACGTTTGTCCCCGGTTTGATTAAATTGGCTGAACATGAAAATGTTTTGATTGCTGGTGACGATTTCAAGACCGGTCAAACTAAATTGAAATCTGTATTGACTCAATTCTTAGTCGACGCGGGCATTAGACCAGTATCCATCGCTTCATACAACCATTTGGGGAATAATGACGGTAAGAACCTTTCCTCGCAAATGCAATTCAAATCAAAGGAAATCTCCAAGAGTGGTGTCATTAACGATATCTTGGAATCCAATTCCATCATGTACGGTGATGATCCAGAAAAGGCAAGAATCGACCATTGTATCGTCATTAAATACATGCCCGCCGTCGGGGACTCCAAAGTCGCCATGGATGAATATTACAATGAATTGATGCTCGGTGGCCATAATAGAATTTCCCTACATAACGTTTGTGAAGATTCCCTATTAGCTGCCCCAATCATCTTGGATTTGGTCATCATGTGTGAATTCTGTTCCAGAGTCACTTACAAGGAGGCCAACGATAACGGTGATTATAAGAAATTCCATCCAGTGTTGACTTTGTTAAGTTATTGGTTGAAAGCTCCATTGGCAAGAGAAGATTTCTTACCAGTGAATGGGTTGATGAAACAACGTGCTgccttggaaaatttcatgaGATTGTTGATCGGGTTGCCCgcaaatgatgaattgagATTCGAAGAAAGATTAGCTTGA
- the VPS35 gene encoding retromer subunit VPS35 (ancestral locus Anc_1.193) has translation MKFSDTMETAYSNIKQQAIFIDQCLAQNQLLQAFQHATTMLNELRNPNLSPKQYYDLYLSISNELTIALPAYLVKGHKDKQFDLDEIYEYVQYTGNILPRLYLMIIVGVSYLKVVPADDNHTITELLKDLIEMCRGEQNSIHGLFLRYFLLQSITPFLNDYTTRDLDEKTKSTHKLEFLVQFLLENFIEMNKLWIRLQFHGPSSEWKKRVHQRKELQILVGAQLVTISQLIDYPIYNRCFINVFLNHVVQCNDPISQEYFMDVVIQVFPAEFHWKTLDKLLKAASRLNSEVNIDTILLNLMDRLKQCEEFTHSAKNDNNVLFERFATYLETLVEDEDSNFSLKQFILVFKNILNFTLVHYQGNIQNVNMLFQILLLKLQKTENDSLPSQDNMVRILTFKDSPPELLEKNRRNFLYTLIVQSTAYKKLIFSLKTESQQVYVVRVILDILLTDDDPENNNKSILPIESMDQLKRLLTLYNPMLSFKTENLSMDLPKREKLSKLIHLVANSILQSTSTQFKPMDSQIEAILLLKKWIGKKHNNISLLYPSLISNFWKLIRKCSILAINQPNENFQKQYNDKIKRLFKYVSHCLNDFIIIGNPTPNDLQTAYKLSLQTALLASQLSQDEISLNFFSESFIILEEHLAGDSKHQYDSLIDMIQTLQFTLAKGCRPSQYEMLTMRCIQNCSRLLKKQDQCRTILLCSHLWFTPEADDFQNGKKVLECIQRSLKLADSVMDSFVSCQLMIEILDKCVYYYVKGKDTEIVNHITTKYVNALIKLVGQNLNSLRAEQQDIEGEEEQEQEEKDAEQEETVNVSSDGLFLKTDTTEMVSRVIPITDYEDHTSGILNATIGSFVRICAYIGNQDPLVSELQQLII, from the coding sequence ATGAAGTTCTCTGACACCATGGAGACTGCTTACTCCAACATCAAACAACAGGCAATCTTTATAGATCAATGTCTCGCCCAAAATCAACTCCTACAGGCATTCCAACACGCTACCACCATGTTAAACGAATTAAGAAACCCAAACTTGTCACCAAAACAGTACTACGATTTATACCTCTCCATCTCCAATGAATTAACCATCGCATTACCTGCCTACCTAGTCAAGGGACATAAAGACAAACAATTCGATCTCGATGAAATTTACGAATACGTCCAATACACGGGAAATATCCTACCAAGATTATACCTCATGATCATTGTCGGTGTAAGCTATTTGAAAGTGGTCCCCGCAGATGATAACCATACCATCACGGAACTACTAAAGGATCTGATAGAAATGTGTCGAGGTGAACAAAATTCCATACATGGACTGTTCCTTAGATATTTCCTCTTGCAATCCATTACACCCTTCCTGAACGATTACACCACCAGGGACCTCGATGAAAAGACCAAGAGCACGCACAAATTGGAATTCTTGGTGCAATTCctcttggaaaatttcatagagatgaataaattatggATACGGTTGCAATTCCATGGACCCTCGAGCGAATGGAAAAAAAGAGTCCATCAGAGGAAAGAATTACAAATCTTGGTCGGTGCTCAATTGGTAACCATCTCACAATTGATAGATTACCCAATTTATAACAGATGTTTCATAAATGTGTTCTTGAATCACGTCGTGCAATGTAACGACCCCATCTCTCAGGAATATTTCATGGATGTCGTCATTCAAGTGTTCCCCGCGGAATTCCATTGGAAAACTTTGGATAAGTTGTTGAAGGCTGCCTCCAGATTGAATTCAGAGGTTAATATTGATACGATATTGTTGAACCTAATGGATAGATTGAAACAATGTGAGGAATTCACTCATTCTGCCAAGAACGATAATAATGTATTGTTTGAAAGATTCGCTACgtatttggaaactttGGTGGAAGATGAGGACTcgaatttttcattgaaacAATTCATATTAgtatttaaaaatatattgaatttcaCATTGGTGCATTATCAGGGCAATATTCAAAACGTAAACATGTTATTCCAAatcttattattgaaattgcaAAAGACGGAGAATGATAGTTTACCCTCACAGGATAATATGGTACGAATACTGACTTTTAAAGATTCTCCTCCggaattattagaaaagaaCCGTCGAAATTTTTTATACACACTAATTGTTCAATCTACTGCCTATAAGAAACtcatattttctttaaagacGGAATCGCAACAAGTATATGTTGTTAGAGTCATTCTAGACATATTATTAACCGACGACGATccagaaaataataataaatcgATTTTACCCATTGAATCCatggatcaattgaaacGGTTATTGACATTATATAACCCCATGTTATCCTTTAAAACTGAAAATCTAAGCATGGACCTCCCAAAGAGGGAAAAATTATCtaaattaattcatctGGTAGCCAATTCCATTCTCCAATCCACATCAACTCAATTTAAACCCATGGATTCTCAAATTGAAGCtatattgttattgaaaaaatggaTAGGCAAAAAACACAACAACATATCCTTACTTTACCCATCattaatttccaatttttggaaattgatTAGGAAATGCTCCATTCTAGCAATAAATCAACCTAATGAGaactttcaaaaacaaTACAACGATAAAATTAAACGACTTTTCAAGTATGTCTCTCATTGTCTTAATgacttcatcatcattggtAATCCAACACCTAATGATCTTCAAACGGCATACAAGTTATCATTACAAACTGCGTTACTAGCATCACAATTATCCCAAGATGAAATATCACTAAACTTCTTTTCTGAATCTTTTATCATCTTGGAAGAACATTTAGCAGGCGACTCCAAGCATCAATACGATTCATTGATTGACATGATTCAAACCTTACAATTTACCCTGGCAAAAGGTTGCAGGCCATCACAATATGAAATGCTAACTATGAGGTGTATTCAAAATTGTTCCcgattattgaaaaagcAAGATCAATGTCGTACAATTTTATTATGTTCCCACTTATGGTTTACCCCGGAGGCTGATGATTTCCAGAATGGAAAGAAAGTCTTGGAATGTATCCAACgttctttgaaattggcAGATTCCGTAATGGATAGTTTTGTTTCGTGTCAATTAATGATTGAAATATTGGATAAATGTGTTTATTACTATGTCAAAGGCAAGGATACGGAGATTGTAAACCATATTACAACGAAATATGTAAATGCATTGATTAAATTGGTGGGTCAGAATTTGAACAGCTTAAGAGCTGAACAACAGGATATAGAgggtgaagaagaacaagaacaagaagagaaagatgCTGAGCAGGAAGAAACAGTCAATGTATCCAGTGATGGATTGTTCCTGAAGACGGATACCACTGAGATGGTTTCTCGAGTCATACCGATTACAGACTACGAAGACCATACGAGTGGTATCCTGAATGCAACAATTGGCTCCTTTGTCAGGATTTGTGCCTACATCGGGAACCAGGACCCCTTGGTCTCGGAACTTCAACAACTAATAATATGA
- the FBP26 gene encoding fructose-2,6-bisphosphatase (ancestral locus Anc_1.192), with amino-acid sequence MGFRIIANDQDVRICVFMVGLPARGKSFISQKIVRYLSWLSIKVKCFNVGSFRRQLGITQPDAEFFNFANQEYVNIRRQSVINTMESMFQWFEDENGTVAILDGTSITCERRTWLVEECEKHNIQPMFLESWSDNEDLIMENVKEINTKSPDYAHLDVASATRDFMKKIEYYEKVYETFDSEKDGHLTYVKMVNVSDEVIINKIETYLQSRIVFYVMNIRIKPRCIWLSRHGESIYNVEQKIGGDSILSERGLAYARKLKDMIEENAPGETLTVWTSTLKRTQETAQFLSFKKLQWKALDELDAGVCDGMTYEEIEAKYPEDFKARDADKYEYRYRGGESYRDVVIRLEPVIMELERQENILIITHQAVLRCIYAYFMNVPQEESPWMAIPLHTLMKLEPKAYGTKVTALKANIPAVSTYKEKGTSQVGENTKESQLHNILRRDSEVALSR; translated from the coding sequence ATGGGATTCCGTATCATCGCAAATGACCAAGATGTTAGAATTTGTGTCTTCATGGTTGGGCTTCCAGCAAGAGGGAAGTCGTTTATATCGCAAAAGATTGTTAGGTATCTTTCATGGTTATCTATAAAGGTCAAGTGTTTTAATGTCGGGAGTTTCAGGCGACAACTAGGTATTACTCAGCCTGATGCtgaattctttaattttgcAAACCAAGAATATGTTAATATTAGACGACAATCTGTTATCAATACCATGGAAAGTATGTTTCAATGgtttgaagatgaaaatgggACTGTAGCAATTTTGGATGGAACTAGTATTACATGTGAAAGAAGAACTTGGTTAGTGGAGGAATGTGAAAAGCACAACATTCAACCAATGTTCTTGGAGAGTTGGTCAGACAATGAAGACTTAATAATGGAGAATGTAAAAGAAATCAATACTAAATCTCCAGATTATGCACATTTAGATGTAGCATCGGCAACAAGGGATTTtatgaagaaaattgagTACTACGAGAAGGTTTATGAGACATTTGATTCTGAAAAGGATGGACATCTTACTTATGTCAAGATGGTAAATGTCTCAGATGAAGTGATAATTAATAAGATTGAAACTTATTTACAAAGTAGGATTGTCTTTTATGTTATGAATATTCGTATAAAACCGAGATGCATCTGGTTATCTAGGCATGGTGAATCAATCTATAATGTGGAGCAAAAAATTGGAGGTGATTCAATACTTTCAGAGAGAGGATTGGCATATGCAAGGAAATTAAAAGACATGATTGAAGAGAACGCTCCTGGCGAGACGTTAACAGTGTGGACCTCTACTTTGAAGAGAACTCAAGAGACTGCACAATTCTTATCCTTCAAGAAATTGCAATGGAAAGCtcttgatgaattagaCGCTGGTGTTTGTGATGGTATGAcatatgaagaaattgaagctAAATATCCAGAAGATTTTAAGGCTAGAGATGCAGACAAATATGAATATAGGTACCGTGGGGGTGAGTCATACCGAGATGTTGTTATACGTTTGGAACCAGTTATAATGGAATTAGAAAGACaggaaaatatattgataataaCACATCAAGCTGTGTTGAGATGCATATACGCATATTTTATGAATGTTCCACAGGAAGAATCTCCATGGATGGCGATCCCATTACATACtttgatgaaattggaaCCAAAAGCATATGGAACGAAGGTGACTGCTCTTAAGGCTAACATCCCTGCAGTAAGCACTTACAAGGAGAAGGGTACCAGTCAAGTGGGTGAAAATACAAAGGAATCCCAGCTTCACAATATACTCAGAAGGGATTCAGAAGTTGCTTTATCTAGGTGA
- the SSY5 gene encoding Ssy5p (ancestral locus Anc_1.191), which produces MVKRLFGLSKQSSKKSSSSANPTATRNQETELTELNESIANVELTSQRETASQHDDDDVGETEDFASTKLSSSVFSKSRMTYETGNSSNRASSHKDQTGKTIFGDVGTPLRVLGIDKMNLLNPVLESMNEGGFANDQVPSVSDTQTTPIVKTHSVEFIQKELDILESNLIDLMDDVHQNVTNISKAVIQAIEFFKDFSMNVENTVPTFTFTFSNNASIRNITKIVLHFIDNLLISEGFINSRSILLRRYVYFVKQLKINVTTDNEPEFSQLLPHMTNFCITEQFNIPNMNKIEKIMDQLIKSDSAVISDQEGAFIAPILRGLSPNSSILTVMFGIPNVQQEHFEMVKVLYSLFPDVHFYCGKDSIKACADVLSPTKEKLDNSKVQDNLTKEGLVPSQSYQFTPPYRITKTPFSPPISMSLSSMGNSKFTGTLGGYLFPQIGNDSKLSQFAGSSFAITCAHVVLSDSRDYPHIATPSSVLQFSYKEMLKNEAKRYPKGSNEQSAFLQEAKKVEDNMEWQNTKKFGQVVWGERSIINQRLSDFAIIKVNPEYKCRNTLGSDLPSIPDPTLRFQNTVVKKKVLKLKPGMEVFKIGASTGYTTGKVNAAKLVYWADGKLQSGEFVVSSPVPLFANSGDSGAWILTKLEDHVGLGVVGMLHSYDGEQKQFGLFTPIGDILERLNVVTGIQWDIDNPI; this is translated from the coding sequence ATGGTTAAACGATTATTTGGATTGAGCAAGCAATCTTCCAAGAAGAGCTCATCTTCAGCCAATCCTACGGCAACAAGAAATCAAGAAACTGAGCTTACAGAGCTCAATGAAAGTATCGCTAACGTGGAATTGACCTCTCAAAGAGAAACAGCAAGTCAGCATGACGACGATGATGTTGGGGAAACTGAGGATTTTGCATCTACTAAATTATCCTCATCTGTATTCTCTAAGAGTAGGATGACATATGAAACAGGAAATTCCTCAAATAGGGCTTCCAGTCATAAAGATCAAACAGGCAAGACAATATTTGGAGACGTCGGAACTCCCTTGAGAGTCCTTGGAATCGATAAGATGAATCTTCTGAACCCCGTACTGGAATCAATGAATGAGGGTGGATTCGCAAATGATCAAGTACCGTCTGTAAGTGACACACAAACGACACCAATCGTGAAGACTCATTCTGTGGAATTCATTCAAAAGGAATTAGATATATTAGAAAGTAACCTTATTGACCTAATGGACGACGTGCATCAGAATGTGACGAATATTTCCAAAGCTGTCATTCAAGCAattgaattctttaaagatttttcaatgaatgtGGAAAATACTGTTCCTACCTTTACTTTTACCTTTTCCAACAATGCCTCCATACGGAATATTACCAAGATTGTCTTGCATTTCATAGATAACTTATTAATATCTGAAGGATTTATTAATTCGAGATCAATACTACTTCGGAGATATGTCTATTTTGTTAAGCAACTGAAAATAAATGTTACTACTGATAATGAACCTGAATTTTCACAATTATTGCCCCATATGACTAATTTCTGCATTACTGAACAATTTaacattccaaatatgaataaaatagaaaaaattatggACCAACTAATAAAATCAGATTCAGCAGTTATCTCTGATCAGGAAGGAGCATTTATTGCACCTATATTAAGAGGGTTGTCTCCAAACTCTTCCATTCTTACAGTTATGTTTGGTATACCGAATGTTCAACAGGAACATTTTGAGATGGTTAAAGtcttatattcattattccCAGATGTTCATTTCTACTGTGGCAAAGATTCTATAAAGGCGTGTGCTGATGTATTGTCACCCACGAAGGAAAAACTAGACAATTCAAAAGTTCAAGATAATCTTACAAAGGAGGGGCTGGTACCATCACAATCCTATCAGTTCACACCGCCCTATAGAATTACAAAGACTCCATTTTCACCACCAATATCAATGTCACTTTCATCCATGGGGAATTCTAAATTTACAGGTACATTAGGTGGGTATCTTTTCCCTCAAATAGGCAATGATTCAAAATTATCTCAATTTGCTGGTTCATCATTCGCCATTACTTGTGCCCATGTAGTGCTATCTGATTCTCGAGATTATCCGCATATTGCAACACCTTCAAGTGTGTTACAATTTTCATATAAGgaaatgttgaaaaatgaagCAAAGAGATATCCCAAGGGCTCTAATGAACAGAGTGCATTTTTGCAAGAAGCCAAGAAGGTAGAGGATAACATGGAGTGGCAGAAtacaaagaaatttggaCAAGTTGTTTGGGGAGAAagatccattattaatcaaAGATTATCCGATTTTGCCATTATCAAAGTCAATCCCGAATATAAATGTAGAAACACACTTGGTTCTGACTTACCCTCGATCCCTGATCCAACTTTAAGGTTTCAAAACACTGTTgtcaagaagaaagtgttgaaattgaaaccaGGCATGGAAGTGTTCAAGATCGGGGCATCAACGGGGTACACCACTGGGAAGGTAAATGCGGCAAAATTGGTTTATTGGGCAGACGGTAAGTTGCAAAGTGgtgaatttgttgtttcttCACCAGTACCATTGTTTGCTAATTCAGGTGACTCAGGTGCATGGATCTTAACCAAGTTGGAAGATCATGTGGGTCTAGGTGTTGTAGGAATGTTGCATTCTTACGATGGCGAACAAAAGCAATTTGGGTTATTTACACCTATCGGGGAcattttggaaagattGAATGTTGTTACCGGGATTCAATGGGACATTGATAATCCGATTTAA